Part of the Marinitoga sp. 38H-ov genome is shown below.
GTCACAATTAGGTGCTATTGCAGTTTATAAAAATTATAAAGAAAATGGTAAAAAGGCAATTGAACAGTATAAAGAATTTTTGAGTTCCGGCTTCAAATATCCAGTAAAAAAATTATACGAAATTGCTGGTATTAAATTTGATTTTTCAGAAAAGTACATATCAGAATTAGTAGAGTTTATAATGTCTGAAATAGAATCATTATAACAGAAAAGGCGGGATTCCCGCCTTTTAATAAATTAATATAAAAAATTTGGGGTGGATTGCATGAAAAAAATTATTATTATTTTATCTATAGTAATTTTATTATTTAGTAGTTGTTCTTATTTTCAAAACAACAAGGGTACTGCTATCAATGATAAATACAATTATGTTACTATAATAGTTTCTGTTCCTGATTATACGCCAAATGATTCAAATATATATATAGCAGGTAATTTTAATAATTGGAATCCAGTTGATGAATTATACAAATTAAAAAAAGAAAAAGATAAGTATATAATAACTTTAAAAGCTGATCCTGGTTTTACCATGGAGTATAAAATAACTAGAGGAAATTGGGAAACGGTTGAAAAGGGAAAAGAAGGTGAAGAAATATCAAATAGAGTATATACATTTGATAATAAAAACAACACTATTGAAATTACTGTATATAATTGGAGGGATTTTGTAGAAAAAGGAGAGGGAAATGTGAAACATACATTAACAGGAAATATAAAAATAATAAATGACTTTTATTTAAAGGAATTAAATAAAAAAAGAAGAATATGGATATATTTGCCACCTGATTATGAAACATCAAATAAAAAATATCCAGTTTTATATATGCATGATGGTCAAAATGTTTTTGATGCTGCAACTTCATTTGTTGGTGAATGGGAAGTAGATGAAACATTAGAAAAGTTGTTTAATGAAGGAAAAACAAATGGTGTAATTATTGTTGCGATAGATAATGGGGGAAATGATAGATTAAATGAATATTCTCCATGGAAATGGGATAATACAAATATTCAAATTGCTAAAGGTCAAGGTGGAGAAGGAGATAAATACGTTGACTCAATAGTATATTCTCTTAAACCATATATTGATAGCAACTTTAGAACTATTCAAGAAGATACTGGGATTATGGGAAGTTCAATGGGTGGATTAATATCATTATATGCAGCAATAAAATATCCTGAGATATTCAAAAAAGTTGGAGCATTATCTTCAGCTTTTTGGTTTGCTGATAACAAAATTACAGAATATGCAAAAGATAGAGGATACGTTGGAGATATAAAAGTATTTTTATATGTAGGGGGTAAAGAAGGTAGTGATCCTGACAAGTATAAAAATGATACAATAGAAATGGCAGAATTATTGAAAAATTTAGGGTATAAAAATGTAAATTTATTAATAGATGAAAATGGGGTTCACAACGAATCTTATTGGGCAAAGCATTTTGAAGAAATATTCTTATGGCTATATAGCAAATAGGAGGGAATATGAAAAAAGCACAGTTAATATTCGGATTTAGTAGTTTTTTTATTTTTGGATTCTCATTAATATTAAATAGTACTTTAATTCCCATTATAGAAAAAGCATACTCAATTGATCATTCTTTGG
Proteins encoded:
- a CDS encoding alpha/beta hydrolase-fold protein, with translation MKKIIIILSIVILLFSSCSYFQNNKGTAINDKYNYVTIIVSVPDYTPNDSNIYIAGNFNNWNPVDELYKLKKEKDKYIITLKADPGFTMEYKITRGNWETVEKGKEGEEISNRVYTFDNKNNTIEITVYNWRDFVEKGEGNVKHTLTGNIKIINDFYLKELNKKRRIWIYLPPDYETSNKKYPVLYMHDGQNVFDAATSFVGEWEVDETLEKLFNEGKTNGVIIVAIDNGGNDRLNEYSPWKWDNTNIQIAKGQGGEGDKYVDSIVYSLKPYIDSNFRTIQEDTGIMGSSMGGLISLYAAIKYPEIFKKVGALSSAFWFADNKITEYAKDRGYVGDIKVFLYVGGKEGSDPDKYKNDTIEMAELLKNLGYKNVNLLIDENGVHNESYWAKHFEEIFLWLYSK